The proteins below come from a single Micromonospora citrea genomic window:
- a CDS encoding zinc-dependent alcohol dehydrogenase — protein sequence MKALTWQGKRDVRVEDVPDPRIEEPTDAIVRITSTAICGSDLHLYEVLGPFLKPGDVLGHEPMGVVEEVGPGVTRLKPGDRVVVPFNISCGSCWMCERKLYAQCETTQVTAQGKGAALFGYTSLYGSVPGGQAEYLRVPHAQFGPIKVPDTGPDERWLYLSDILPTAWQAVKYADTPRGGTLAVFGLGPVGQFCARIGRHLGADRVIGLDLVPERLAMARRHGIEVLDVSKLDNVPDALIDLVDGRGPDAVIDAVGMEAHGAPLGKLAQTAAGLLPDKLAQTMTDKVGVDRLVVLKAALKAVRRGGTVSISGVYGGEVDPMPLMEMFDRGVQLRMGQCHVRRWTDEIVPLLSDDADPLGVADLRTHRVPLAQAPQAYEMFQKKQDGCVKVVLEP from the coding sequence ATGAAGGCACTGACCTGGCAGGGCAAGCGGGACGTACGGGTGGAGGACGTGCCCGATCCGCGCATCGAGGAGCCGACCGACGCGATCGTCCGGATCACGTCGACCGCGATCTGCGGCTCCGACCTGCATCTCTACGAGGTGCTCGGGCCGTTCCTCAAGCCCGGCGACGTCCTCGGGCACGAACCGATGGGCGTCGTCGAGGAGGTCGGCCCGGGAGTGACACGGCTCAAGCCGGGCGACCGGGTCGTGGTGCCGTTCAACATCTCCTGCGGCTCCTGCTGGATGTGCGAACGGAAGCTCTACGCCCAGTGCGAGACCACCCAGGTCACCGCGCAGGGCAAGGGCGCCGCGCTGTTCGGCTACACCTCGCTGTACGGCTCGGTTCCGGGCGGGCAGGCCGAGTACCTGCGGGTGCCGCACGCCCAGTTCGGCCCGATCAAGGTGCCCGACACCGGGCCCGACGAGCGCTGGCTCTACCTGTCCGACATCCTGCCGACGGCGTGGCAGGCGGTGAAGTACGCCGACACCCCGCGCGGCGGCACCCTCGCCGTCTTCGGGCTGGGGCCGGTCGGCCAGTTCTGCGCCCGCATCGGCCGCCACCTCGGCGCCGACCGCGTGATCGGGCTGGACCTGGTTCCGGAGCGGCTGGCGATGGCCCGCCGGCACGGCATCGAGGTGCTCGACGTCAGCAAGCTGGACAACGTGCCGGACGCGCTCATCGACCTGGTCGACGGGCGCGGCCCCGACGCGGTGATCGACGCGGTCGGCATGGAGGCGCACGGCGCGCCCCTCGGCAAGCTCGCCCAGACCGCCGCCGGGCTGCTGCCCGACAAGCTCGCCCAGACCATGACCGACAAGGTCGGCGTCGACCGGCTCGTCGTGCTCAAGGCCGCGCTCAAGGCCGTCCGGCGCGGCGGCACCGTCTCGATCTCCGGCGTGTACGGCGGCGAGGTCGACCCCATGCCCCTGATGGAGATGTTCGACCGGGGCGTCCAGTTGCGGATGGGGCAGTGCCACGTGCGCCGCTGGACCGACGAGATCGTCCCGCTGCTCTCCGACGACGCCGACCCGCTGGGCGTGGCGGACCTGCGCACCCACCGGGTGCCGCTGGCGCAGGCTCCGCAGGCGTACGAGATGTTCCAGAAGAAGCAGGACGGCTGCGTCAAGGTCGTGCTCGAGCCGTGA
- a CDS encoding SDR family NAD(P)-dependent oxidoreductase: MSRTVVVTGASSGIGRAAARMFAARGDRLVLAARSPGTLAEVRDECRAAGAQVLDVPVDITVEGAPAALADAAVERFGGIDVWVHTAAVMVYGRFEETPQRVFEHVVRTDLLGAAAVARAALERFRAAGGGTLVLTGSVLGHITAPYLSAYVVSKWGLQGLTRVLQQEARETPGVHVCIVNPGSVDTPVYQRAANYLGRTGRPPLPVATPERVARAVVDCADRPRREVSVGRANVVMRVGFTALPGVYDALVGPLMRLAGLTDRPVAPHDGVVFAPDPASAAVRGGWLPDLGRVVRAVGGLPGPVLAAARKRPR, from the coding sequence GTGAGCCGGACGGTGGTCGTCACCGGCGCGAGCAGCGGGATCGGCCGGGCTGCGGCCCGGATGTTCGCCGCGCGCGGGGACCGGCTGGTCCTCGCCGCCCGGTCCCCCGGCACCCTCGCCGAGGTCCGCGACGAGTGCCGGGCCGCGGGCGCGCAGGTGCTGGACGTGCCCGTCGACATCACCGTCGAGGGCGCGCCGGCGGCGCTGGCCGACGCGGCCGTCGAGCGGTTCGGCGGGATCGACGTCTGGGTGCACACGGCGGCGGTGATGGTCTACGGCCGGTTCGAGGAGACCCCGCAACGGGTCTTCGAGCACGTCGTGCGCACCGACCTGCTGGGCGCCGCCGCCGTGGCCCGGGCGGCGCTGGAGCGCTTCCGGGCGGCCGGCGGCGGCACGCTGGTCCTGACCGGTTCGGTGCTCGGGCACATCACCGCGCCCTACCTGAGCGCCTACGTGGTCAGCAAGTGGGGGTTGCAGGGGCTGACCCGGGTGTTGCAGCAGGAGGCCCGGGAGACGCCGGGCGTGCACGTCTGCATCGTCAACCCGGGCAGCGTGGACACCCCGGTCTACCAGCGGGCCGCGAACTACCTGGGCCGGACCGGCCGCCCGCCGCTGCCGGTCGCCACGCCCGAGCGGGTGGCGCGGGCCGTCGTGGACTGCGCGGATCGGCCCCGCCGGGAGGTGTCGGTGGGCCGGGCCAACGTGGTCATGCGCGTCGGCTTCACCGCCCTGCCCGGTGTCTACGACGCGCTCGTCGGGCCGCTGATGCGACTGGCCGGGCTGACCGACCGCCCGGTGGCGCCGCACGACGGGGTGGTGTTCGCGCCGGATCCGGCCAGCGCGGCCGTGCGCGGCGGTTGGCTGCCCGACCTGGGTCGGGTGGTCCGGGCCGTCGGTGGCCTCCCCGGGCCCGTCCTCGCGGCGGCCCGGAAACGGCCCCGGTGA
- a CDS encoding serine hydrolase: protein MTIRVNRRTALGLGTVATAGTVLGAATPASAASDVTEPAPTTPQQAARRVAASYARQTEEAGGNWQAYVSVADPAGEPVVAVADEPDRRIEAYSVNKIAVAAAVLDKVDRGLLTLDQRVEVTAAIVVPGGDGMFSLDGAYPSFVTLGHVLANLLTVSDDTAVRLCGLVCPAAELNQILRDKGFPNTQVQPVANPNRFFLGTSTPRETHDLLRALVGGTLLSPAATAFVLRQLRAPVAFTDGIRRVMSSTQRARIATKAGWFADARHEAGVIFDAAGAPVLTYALFADGQAGADDFGATHPAVEARARMGRRFLAAVDRLTGTGITHRPAVQRPSNGG, encoded by the coding sequence TTGACCATCCGGGTGAACCGCAGGACCGCGCTGGGACTCGGCACGGTGGCCACCGCCGGCACGGTACTCGGCGCCGCCACACCGGCGTCCGCCGCCTCCGACGTCACCGAACCGGCTCCGACCACACCCCAGCAGGCGGCCCGCCGGGTCGCCGCCAGCTACGCCCGGCAGACCGAGGAGGCCGGCGGCAACTGGCAGGCCTACGTCAGCGTCGCCGACCCGGCCGGCGAGCCGGTGGTGGCGGTGGCCGACGAGCCGGACCGGCGGATCGAGGCGTACAGCGTCAACAAGATCGCGGTGGCGGCGGCCGTGCTGGACAAGGTCGACCGAGGGCTGCTGACGCTCGACCAGCGGGTCGAGGTCACCGCCGCGATCGTGGTGCCCGGCGGCGACGGCATGTTCAGCCTCGACGGGGCGTACCCGAGCTTCGTGACCCTCGGCCACGTGCTGGCCAACCTGCTGACCGTCTCCGACGACACGGCGGTGCGGCTGTGCGGCCTGGTCTGCCCCGCCGCCGAGCTCAACCAGATCCTGCGGGACAAGGGCTTCCCGAACACGCAGGTGCAGCCGGTGGCCAACCCGAACCGGTTCTTCCTCGGCACCAGCACCCCCCGCGAGACGCACGACCTGCTGCGCGCGCTGGTGGGCGGCACGCTGCTCTCGCCGGCCGCCACGGCGTTCGTGCTGCGGCAGTTGCGCGCCCCCGTCGCGTTCACCGACGGCATCCGGCGCGTCATGTCCTCGACGCAGCGGGCCAGGATCGCCACGAAGGCCGGCTGGTTCGCCGACGCCCGCCACGAGGCCGGGGTGATCTTCGACGCGGCGGGCGCGCCCGTGCTGACGTACGCCCTCTTCGCCGACGGCCAGGCGGGCGCCGACGACTTCGGCGCCACCCACCCGGCGGTCGAGGCCCGGGCCCGGATGGGCCGGCGCTTCCTCGCTGCGGTCGACCGCCTCACGGGCACCGGCATCACCCACCGACCGGCGGTGCAGCGGCCCAGCAACGGCGGCTGA
- a CDS encoding MBL fold metallo-hydrolase has product MGAPAERTGLDRALGRRLRGAAGLAALAGLAWVARDVPAALGGRLAGARAERAARSPQFRDGAFRNPGGTRSMAGAPDRDLIRELIFGKQKRRPSAPVPLLRPGAAPTADAARELNVVWYGHASALIEIEGRKVLLDPVWSERCSPSTLVGPRRLHEPPVRLDELPPVDAILISHDHYDHLDMATVQALTALQSAPFLVPLGVGAHLDRWGVPATRIVELDWSESHRVAGLEITATAAQHFSGRGLRRDGTLWSSWVVAGAHRKVFYTGDSGYFDGYAEIGERHGPFDVTLMQIGAYDRAWPSIHMFPEEAVAAHLDLRGGLLVPVHWATFNLALHDWSEPVDRIWAEAKARDVRLAVPRPGERVTVDDPPAVDGWWQAVA; this is encoded by the coding sequence ATGGGCGCACCAGCGGAACGCACGGGACTCGACCGGGCGCTCGGGCGCCGGCTGCGCGGGGCGGCGGGGCTGGCCGCGCTGGCCGGGCTCGCGTGGGTCGCCCGGGACGTGCCGGCGGCGCTCGGCGGGCGGCTCGCCGGCGCGCGGGCGGAGCGGGCGGCGCGCTCGCCGCAGTTCCGCGACGGCGCCTTCCGCAACCCGGGCGGCACCCGCTCGATGGCGGGCGCCCCCGACCGCGACCTGATCCGTGAGCTGATCTTCGGCAAACAGAAGCGCCGCCCCAGCGCGCCGGTGCCGCTGCTGCGCCCCGGTGCCGCGCCGACCGCCGACGCCGCGCGCGAACTGAACGTCGTCTGGTACGGCCACGCCTCCGCGCTGATCGAGATCGAGGGGCGCAAGGTGCTGCTCGACCCGGTGTGGAGCGAGCGGTGCTCCCCGTCGACGCTGGTCGGCCCGCGTCGCCTGCACGAGCCGCCGGTCCGCCTCGACGAGCTGCCCCCGGTCGACGCGATCCTCATCTCGCACGACCACTACGACCACCTGGACATGGCGACCGTCCAGGCGCTGACCGCCCTGCAGTCGGCGCCGTTCCTGGTGCCGCTCGGGGTGGGCGCGCACCTGGACCGCTGGGGCGTGCCGGCGACGCGGATCGTCGAGCTGGACTGGTCGGAGAGCCACCGGGTGGCCGGGCTGGAGATCACCGCCACCGCCGCCCAGCACTTCTCCGGCCGGGGGTTGCGCCGCGACGGCACGCTGTGGAGCTCGTGGGTGGTGGCGGGCGCGCACCGGAAGGTCTTCTACACCGGCGACTCCGGCTACTTCGACGGCTACGCCGAGATCGGCGAGCGGCACGGGCCGTTCGACGTCACGCTGATGCAGATCGGCGCGTACGACCGGGCCTGGCCGAGCATCCACATGTTCCCCGAGGAGGCCGTCGCCGCCCACCTCGACCTGCGCGGCGGGCTGCTCGTGCCGGTGCACTGGGCGACGTTCAACCTGGCCCTGCACGACTGGTCCGAGCCGGTGGACCGGATCTGGGCCGAGGCGAAGGCCCGGGACGTACGGCTGGCCGTGCCCCGCCCCGGCGAGCGGGTGACGGTGGACGACCCGCCCGCCGTCGACGGCTGGTGGCAGGCCGTCGCCTGA
- a CDS encoding deoxyguanosinetriphosphate triphosphohydrolase family protein — protein sequence MEPPADPRARRLFGGSARALGDLAASPFRADRDRIVASPFFARLNGVTQVVSPGGSGLLVHNRLTHSLKVAQVARAIAERLTADGEHGDLLEKLGGCDPDVVEAAALAHDLGHPPFGHLGERVLDRLARQRLGLTDGFEGNAQSYRIVTSTEIRGAATTGLDLTAAVRAAMLKYPWTRLDHPDPHPRLMDPPPRGATPPPDDPGSGSSKFGAYRTEVDDLRQAREPFVGRIPDWQQTVEASVMDTADDIAYAIHDVEDFYRVGVLQQGAVAAELMAWQRESGHYRAITDAALAAAARRPGSAIERLRRQLHRKDAWVADDEAFAAAVEHVREELVEGLLAMPFDGSIEAEQYVARFSARWTTRFVDAITVVERPSVRSGHVLLAPAQWHEVQVLKFVHHRFVLARPDLALHQRGQARLLGTLVEALLDWLLDPEEESRLPRRLHDLVELAEAELHPRTPDRIGRARGRAIVDFVAQLTDGQAVAMLDSLSGRSGALWTDAFVL from the coding sequence ATGGAACCTCCCGCGGACCCGCGGGCCCGGCGGCTCTTCGGCGGCAGCGCCCGGGCCCTCGGCGACCTCGCCGCCAGCCCCTTCCGGGCCGACCGGGACCGGATCGTGGCCTCGCCGTTCTTCGCCCGGCTCAACGGCGTGACCCAGGTGGTCAGCCCCGGCGGCTCCGGCCTGCTGGTGCACAACCGGCTGACGCACAGCCTCAAGGTCGCCCAGGTGGCCCGGGCGATCGCCGAGCGGCTCACCGCCGACGGCGAGCACGGCGACCTGCTGGAGAAACTGGGCGGCTGCGACCCGGACGTGGTGGAGGCCGCCGCCCTCGCGCACGACCTCGGCCACCCGCCGTTCGGGCACCTGGGGGAGCGGGTGCTCGACCGGCTGGCCCGGCAGCGGCTGGGACTCACCGACGGATTCGAGGGCAACGCCCAGTCGTACCGCATCGTCACCAGCACCGAGATCCGCGGCGCGGCGACCACCGGCCTGGACCTGACGGCGGCGGTCCGCGCGGCCATGCTGAAGTATCCCTGGACGCGGCTGGACCACCCCGACCCGCACCCCCGGCTGATGGACCCGCCGCCGCGCGGTGCCACCCCGCCACCGGACGACCCGGGCAGCGGCTCGTCGAAGTTCGGGGCGTACCGGACTGAGGTCGACGACCTGCGGCAGGCCCGGGAGCCGTTCGTCGGCCGGATCCCGGACTGGCAGCAGACCGTCGAGGCGTCGGTGATGGACACCGCCGACGACATCGCGTACGCGATCCACGACGTGGAGGACTTCTACCGCGTCGGGGTGCTCCAGCAGGGCGCGGTGGCCGCCGAGCTGATGGCGTGGCAGCGCGAGAGCGGGCACTACCGGGCCATCACCGACGCCGCGCTGGCCGCTGCGGCTCGCCGGCCCGGGTCGGCGATCGAGCGGCTGCGTCGGCAGCTGCACCGCAAGGACGCCTGGGTCGCCGACGACGAGGCGTTCGCCGCCGCCGTCGAGCACGTCCGCGAGGAGCTGGTGGAGGGGCTGCTGGCCATGCCCTTCGACGGCTCCATCGAGGCGGAGCAGTACGTGGCCCGCTTCTCGGCCCGCTGGACCACCCGGTTCGTCGACGCGATCACGGTGGTCGAGCGGCCGTCGGTGCGTTCCGGCCACGTGCTGCTCGCCCCGGCCCAGTGGCACGAGGTGCAGGTGCTCAAGTTCGTCCACCACCGCTTCGTGCTGGCCCGGCCGGACCTGGCCCTGCACCAGCGCGGGCAGGCCCGGCTGCTGGGCACCCTGGTCGAGGCGCTGCTGGACTGGCTGCTCGACCCGGAGGAGGAGTCCCGGCTGCCGCGCCGCCTGCACGACCTGGTCGAGCTGGCCGAGGCGGAGCTGCACCCGCGTACGCCGGACCGGATCGGCAGGGCCCGCGGCCGGGCGATCGTCGACTTCGTCGCCCAGCTCACCGACGGCCAGGCGGTCGCCATGCTCGACTCCCTGTCGGGCCGTTCCGGCGCGCTCTGGACCGACGCCTTCGTACTGTGA